The Crocosphaera subtropica ATCC 51142 genome includes a window with the following:
- a CDS encoding GerMN domain-containing protein — MQDNNRQNRSSIGFIAGIIAAMLTTGTVATWWAVHTLTKSTDTPTPTESPVSQPAETEQRGQVYWLDATGDRLKLQESPLTLQKSLTDQQVLETAVKDLLSGPQGSENDTTIPPETKLLSLKLDDKGVHLNLSSEFTTGGGSASMTGRLAQLLYTATSLDSNAQVWLSIDGEPLEILGGEGLMIEQPMTRQWFTENFEL, encoded by the coding sequence ATGCAAGATAATAATCGTCAAAATCGTTCCTCTATCGGCTTTATTGCTGGAATTATTGCAGCCATGCTAACCACCGGAACTGTAGCGACTTGGTGGGCCGTTCATACTCTAACTAAATCTACCGATACCCCAACCCCCACAGAAAGTCCGGTGAGTCAACCGGCTGAAACTGAACAACGGGGACAAGTTTATTGGTTGGATGCGACAGGCGATCGCTTAAAATTACAAGAGAGTCCCTTAACCCTACAAAAGTCTCTAACAGACCAACAAGTTTTAGAAACGGCGGTTAAAGACTTATTATCCGGACCCCAGGGTTCTGAAAACGACACCACTATACCCCCAGAAACCAAGTTATTAAGCCTTAAACTGGACGATAAAGGGGTTCATCTTAATCTTTCCTCTGAATTTACCACAGGAGGCGGTAGTGCATCCATGACGGGACGATTAGCGCAACTATTGTACACTGCTACCAGTTTAGATTCCAATGCTCAAGTGTGGTTGTCCATTGACGGCGAACCCTTAGAAATATTGGGGGGAGAAGGGTTAATGATAGAACAACCGATGACTCGTCAATGGTTTACAGAGAATTTTGAGCTATAA
- a CDS encoding DUF2993 domain-containing protein has translation MEVFTIFLSSLITILSPIGFVVDTVVANRLRSQVSSVEELAVRIDNTPSYQAVSGKIDRVRIASRGIEIIDNLRIDTFDLETDPIDIDINKAQEVADIKSIQSSLNKPFQGAFRLVIEEDDLNSALEAYSIREQLQGLIDTILPPEAPRFKILKLQINFMPENRLALEIELEQEALEGEEPNQLDIAAEVAFDIEQGKKIKLTDLTAIINDRKLSSRFANIILAGISERLTLDIFADQGFLVRILQVNLNDETLDIAAFFRLSPSEE, from the coding sequence ATGGAAGTTTTTACTATTTTTTTGTCTAGTTTAATCACCATTCTTTCCCCTATCGGGTTTGTGGTGGATACGGTGGTGGCTAATAGATTACGTTCTCAAGTTTCTAGTGTAGAGGAGTTAGCGGTTAGAATTGATAATACCCCCAGTTATCAGGCGGTTTCAGGAAAAATTGATCGGGTACGCATTGCTAGTCGTGGCATAGAAATTATTGATAATTTAAGAATAGATACTTTTGATTTAGAAACCGATCCCATTGATATTGATATTAATAAAGCTCAAGAGGTAGCAGATATTAAAAGTATTCAATCTTCTCTAAATAAACCCTTTCAAGGAGCTTTTCGTTTGGTTATAGAAGAAGATGACCTTAATTCAGCCTTAGAAGCTTATAGTATTAGAGAACAATTACAAGGGTTAATTGATACTATTTTACCTCCCGAAGCTCCTCGATTCAAAATTTTAAAATTACAGATTAATTTTATGCCAGAAAATCGCTTAGCTTTAGAAATTGAATTAGAACAAGAAGCATTAGAAGGAGAAGAACCGAATCAGTTAGATATTGCAGCAGAAGTTGCTTTTGACATAGAACAAGGGAAAAAAATTAAGTTAACCGATCTGACTGCGATTATTAATGATAGAAAATTATCTTCAAGATTTGCTAATATAATATTGGCAGGAATTAGCGAGAGACTAACCTTAGATATTTTTGCCGATCAGGGATTTTTAGTGAGAATTTTACAAGTCAATCTTAACGATGAAACCCTCGATATTGCTGCCTTTTTTCGACTGAGTCCATCAGAAGAATAA